A stretch of the Nicotiana tabacum cultivar K326 chromosome 6, ASM71507v2, whole genome shotgun sequence genome encodes the following:
- the LOC142181640 gene encoding uncharacterized protein LOC142181640 isoform X2, with protein MGVTIHAKSDSEVTSIDAFSPPRSPRRPLYYVQSPSHSHHDLEKMSYGSSPFGSPAHHYHCSPIHHSRESSTSRFSASLKNPARNQLTAWKRIPRTNDDDPVDEDVNDDELGEDDGKSDDEGNVRFYMLCFLFSFVVLFTIFSLILWAASVPYKPKIFVKSMVFESFNVQAGMDRSGVQTDMLTLNSTVRIYYRNPATFFGVHVTATPLELHYYMLKVASGQFLLLLSLLTQSNVFLML; from the exons ATGGGGGTTACAATACATGCCAAATCTGACTCAGAAGTTACGAGCATCGACGCATTTTCACCACCACGGTCACCGAGGAGGCCGCTGTACTATGTTCAGAGTCCATCGCACTCGCACCATGATCTTGAGAAGATGTCATACGGGTCGAGCCCATTCGGCTCGCCCGCCCATCACTACCACTGCTCCCCCATTCACCATTCCCGGGAGTCCTCAACGTCCAGGTTCTCTGCTTCGTTGAAGAACCCAGCTAGGAATCAGCTTACTGCCTGGAAGAGAATACCCAGGACAAACGACGATGACCCGGTAGATGAAGACGTCAACGATGACGAATTAGGAGAAGATGATGGCAAGTCTGATGATGAGGGAAATGTCAGATTCTATATGCTgtgctttcttttctctttcgtTGTGCTCTTCACCATCTTCTCCCTCATCCTTTGGGCTGCTAGTGTGCCTTACAAACCCAAAATCTTTGTTAAG AGCATGGTGTTCGAAAGTTTTAACGTGCAAGCAGGGATGGATAGGAGCGGGGTGCAAACGGACATGTTGACTCTAAATTCGACGGTCAGGATCTATTACCGGAACCCTGCAACTTTTTTCGGCGTGCATGTCACAGCTACACCACTTGAGCTTCACTATTACATGCTCAAGGTTGCCTCTGGTCAA TTCCTACTACTTCTTTCTCTCCTTACTCAGTCTAATGTCTTTTTAATGCTTTAA
- the LOC142181640 gene encoding uncharacterized protein LOC142181640 isoform X3, whose protein sequence is MGVTIHAKSDSEVTSIDAFSPPRSPRRPLYYVQSPSHSHHDLEKMSYGSSPFGSPAHHYHCSPIHHSRESSTSRFSASLKNPARNQLTAWKRIPRTNDDDPVDEDVNDDELGEDDGKSDDEGNVRFYMLCFLFSFVVLFTIFSLILWAASVPYKPKIFVKSMVFESFNVQAGMDRSGVQTDMLTLNSTVRIYYRNPATFFGVHVTATPLELHYYMLKVASGQVSSTAD, encoded by the exons ATGGGGGTTACAATACATGCCAAATCTGACTCAGAAGTTACGAGCATCGACGCATTTTCACCACCACGGTCACCGAGGAGGCCGCTGTACTATGTTCAGAGTCCATCGCACTCGCACCATGATCTTGAGAAGATGTCATACGGGTCGAGCCCATTCGGCTCGCCCGCCCATCACTACCACTGCTCCCCCATTCACCATTCCCGGGAGTCCTCAACGTCCAGGTTCTCTGCTTCGTTGAAGAACCCAGCTAGGAATCAGCTTACTGCCTGGAAGAGAATACCCAGGACAAACGACGATGACCCGGTAGATGAAGACGTCAACGATGACGAATTAGGAGAAGATGATGGCAAGTCTGATGATGAGGGAAATGTCAGATTCTATATGCTgtgctttcttttctctttcgtTGTGCTCTTCACCATCTTCTCCCTCATCCTTTGGGCTGCTAGTGTGCCTTACAAACCCAAAATCTTTGTTAAG AGCATGGTGTTCGAAAGTTTTAACGTGCAAGCAGGGATGGATAGGAGCGGGGTGCAAACGGACATGTTGACTCTAAATTCGACGGTCAGGATCTATTACCGGAACCCTGCAACTTTTTTCGGCGTGCATGTCACAGCTACACCACTTGAGCTTCACTATTACATGCTCAAGGTTGCCTCTGGTCAA GTGAGCTCAACAGCGGATTGA
- the LOC142181640 gene encoding uncharacterized protein LOC142181640 isoform X1: MGVTIHAKSDSEVTSIDAFSPPRSPRRPLYYVQSPSHSHHDLEKMSYGSSPFGSPAHHYHCSPIHHSRESSTSRFSASLKNPARNQLTAWKRIPRTNDDDPVDEDVNDDELGEDDGKSDDEGNVRFYMLCFLFSFVVLFTIFSLILWAASVPYKPKIFVKSMVFESFNVQAGMDRSGVQTDMLTLNSTVRIYYRNPATFFGVHVTATPLELHYYMLKVASGQMKKFYQRRKSNRIVVAVLQGHQIPLYGAIPLLSDAKDRIQAVSVPLNLTILMRSRAYILGRLVNPKFYIRISCEVILRGKHLGKHINLTSSGSCTYR; encoded by the exons ATGGGGGTTACAATACATGCCAAATCTGACTCAGAAGTTACGAGCATCGACGCATTTTCACCACCACGGTCACCGAGGAGGCCGCTGTACTATGTTCAGAGTCCATCGCACTCGCACCATGATCTTGAGAAGATGTCATACGGGTCGAGCCCATTCGGCTCGCCCGCCCATCACTACCACTGCTCCCCCATTCACCATTCCCGGGAGTCCTCAACGTCCAGGTTCTCTGCTTCGTTGAAGAACCCAGCTAGGAATCAGCTTACTGCCTGGAAGAGAATACCCAGGACAAACGACGATGACCCGGTAGATGAAGACGTCAACGATGACGAATTAGGAGAAGATGATGGCAAGTCTGATGATGAGGGAAATGTCAGATTCTATATGCTgtgctttcttttctctttcgtTGTGCTCTTCACCATCTTCTCCCTCATCCTTTGGGCTGCTAGTGTGCCTTACAAACCCAAAATCTTTGTTAAG AGCATGGTGTTCGAAAGTTTTAACGTGCAAGCAGGGATGGATAGGAGCGGGGTGCAAACGGACATGTTGACTCTAAATTCGACGGTCAGGATCTATTACCGGAACCCTGCAACTTTTTTCGGCGTGCATGTCACAGCTACACCACTTGAGCTTCACTATTACATGCTCAAGGTTGCCTCTGGTCAA ATGAAGAAGTTTTATCAGCGAAGGAAGAGTAACCGTATTGTGGTTGCTGTTCTTCAAGGACACCAAATTCCCCTCTATGGTGCGATTCCACTTCTTAGTGATGCTAAAGACCGGATTCAAGCTGTCTCTGTGCCGCTCAACTTAACAATCCTAATGAGGTCAAGGGCCTATATATTGGGAAGGCTGGTGAATCCCAAGTTCTACATTCGTATCTCATGTGAAGTTATTCTCAGAGGCAAACACCTAGGCAAACACATCAACTTGACCAGTTCTGGTTCTTGTACTTATCGATGA